The proteins below come from a single Aegilops tauschii subsp. strangulata cultivar AL8/78 chromosome 6, Aet v6.0, whole genome shotgun sequence genomic window:
- the LOC120966146 gene encoding uncharacterized protein isoform X1 — translation MGKLQKVSHQDVPLMSSFESADSIREPFVPNDFAEDGSYPMSTKGKSLKRKLSSVRRRNVESLNVFFIEVFIVILFMVCRLGVFFCCTFFGWCSFSFHFVQCLQNSTEAEGWRGVSLPFPCVAS, via the exons ATGGGAAAGCTTCAGAAAGTCTCTCACCAGGATGTTCCGTTAATGTCATCTTTTGAGAGTGCAGATTCTATTCGTGAACCATTCGTGCCTAATGACTTTGCGGAAGATGGATCATATCCAATGTCTACG AAAGGAAAATCACTGAAGAGGAAGTTATCATCTGTTCGTAGAAGAAATGTG GAATCTCTCAATGTCTTCTTCATCGAGGTATTCATTGTCATCTTGTTCAT GGTCTGCAGGCTAGGGGTTTTCTTCTGTTGCACCTTCTTCGGTTGGTGCAGTTTCAGTTTCCATTTCGTCCAATGTCTGCAGAATAGTACTGAAGCT GAGGGGTGGAGAGGGGTTTCCCTTCCTTTTCCGTGCGTAGCAAGTTGA
- the LOC120966146 gene encoding uncharacterized protein isoform X2: MGKLQKVSHQDVPLMSSFESADSIREPFVPNDFAEDGSYPMSTKGKSLKRKLSSVRRRNVESLNVFFIEVFIVILFMLGVFFCCTFFGWCSFSFHFVQCLQNSTEAEGWRGVSLPFPCVAS, from the exons ATGGGAAAGCTTCAGAAAGTCTCTCACCAGGATGTTCCGTTAATGTCATCTTTTGAGAGTGCAGATTCTATTCGTGAACCATTCGTGCCTAATGACTTTGCGGAAGATGGATCATATCCAATGTCTACG AAAGGAAAATCACTGAAGAGGAAGTTATCATCTGTTCGTAGAAGAAATGTG GAATCTCTCAATGTCTTCTTCATCGAGGTATTCATTGTCATCTTGTTCAT GCTAGGGGTTTTCTTCTGTTGCACCTTCTTCGGTTGGTGCAGTTTCAGTTTCCATTTCGTCCAATGTCTGCAGAATAGTACTGAAGCT GAGGGGTGGAGAGGGGTTTCCCTTCCTTTTCCGTGCGTAGCAAGTTGA
- the LOC120966146 gene encoding uncharacterized protein isoform X3, which yields MGKLQKVSHQDVPLMSSFESADSIREPFVPNDFAEDGSYPMSTKGKSLKRKLSSVRRRNVESLNVFFIEVFIVILFMRGGEGFPFLFRA from the exons ATGGGAAAGCTTCAGAAAGTCTCTCACCAGGATGTTCCGTTAATGTCATCTTTTGAGAGTGCAGATTCTATTCGTGAACCATTCGTGCCTAATGACTTTGCGGAAGATGGATCATATCCAATGTCTACG AAAGGAAAATCACTGAAGAGGAAGTTATCATCTGTTCGTAGAAGAAATGTG GAATCTCTCAATGTCTTCTTCATCGAGGTATTCATTGTCATCTTGTTCAT GAGGGGTGGAGAGGGGTTTCCCTTCCTTTTCCGTGCGTAG